One segment of Vibrio mimicus DNA contains the following:
- a CDS encoding flagellar motor protein MotB gives MDDEQQCKCPPPGLPAWLGTFADLMSLLMCFFVLLLSFSEMDVLKFKQIAGSMKFAFGVQNRLEVKDIPKGTSIIAQEFRPGRPEPTPIDVIMQQTIDITQQTLEFQEGDSDRAGGNQRDSGKLTGGQSAESSTQENQNTQSDMQQQQAKAMSEQMETVAESIKKALSREIEQGAIEVENLGQQIDIRIREKGAFPEGSAFLQPKFRPLVRQIADLVKDIPGKVRVTGHTDNQKLDSELYRSNWDLSAQRAVSVAQEMEKVKGFDHQRLQVRGMADTQPLGPNDTEAQRALNRRVEISILQGDPLYSDEVPSLGAPTNQ, from the coding sequence ATGGATGACGAACAACAATGTAAATGTCCCCCTCCCGGCTTACCCGCTTGGCTCGGGACGTTTGCAGATTTGATGTCACTGCTGATGTGCTTCTTCGTACTCTTACTTTCGTTTTCCGAGATGGATGTACTGAAGTTTAAGCAAATTGCGGGCTCGATGAAGTTTGCGTTTGGTGTACAAAACCGCTTGGAAGTCAAAGATATTCCTAAAGGCACCAGCATTATTGCCCAAGAGTTTCGCCCTGGACGCCCTGAGCCTACGCCAATTGATGTGATCATGCAGCAAACCATAGATATCACCCAGCAAACCCTTGAGTTTCAAGAGGGGGATTCAGATCGTGCTGGTGGTAATCAGCGTGATTCTGGGAAACTCACAGGGGGACAGTCGGCAGAAAGTTCAACCCAAGAGAACCAGAATACGCAATCGGATATGCAACAGCAGCAAGCCAAAGCTATGTCTGAGCAGATGGAAACGGTCGCTGAAAGCATCAAAAAAGCCTTATCTCGAGAGATTGAACAAGGCGCAATTGAAGTGGAAAACTTGGGGCAGCAGATTGATATCCGGATCCGAGAGAAAGGAGCTTTCCCTGAAGGTTCTGCATTCCTGCAACCGAAATTCCGTCCTTTGGTGCGTCAAATTGCCGATCTGGTAAAAGACATACCTGGCAAAGTGCGGGTGACCGGACATACGGATAACCAAAAACTGGATTCTGAACTCTACCGTTCAAACTGGGATCTGTCCGCGCAGCGCGCAGTCTCGGTGGCGCAAGAAATGGAAAAGGTCAAAGGGTTTGATCATCAACGTTTACAGGTACGAGGCATGGCGGATACTCAACCGCTTGGCCCTAACGATACCGAAGCACAACGTGCGCTGAATCGTCGTGTTGAAATCAGCATTTTGCAAGGTGATCCATTGTACAGCGATGAAGTACCTTCGCTTGGCGCACCTACAAACCAATAG
- the pomA gene encoding flagellar motor protein PomA, producing the protein MDLATLIGLIGGVVLILWSMVLGGSLMMFVDVVSIIIVVGGSVFVVLMKFEMGQFFGAGKIAAKAFMFKVDTPEDLIAKIVEMADAARKGGFLALEEMEIPNPFMQKGIDLLVDGHDADVVRATLQKDIALTDERHSKGTQVFRAFGDVAPAMGMIGTLVGLVAMLSNMDDPKSIGPAMAVALLTTLYGAVMSNMIFFPIADKLALRRDQETLNRRLIMDGVLAIQDGQNPRVIDSYLKNYLNAGKRALDVDKE; encoded by the coding sequence GTGGATTTAGCAACACTGATTGGTCTTATTGGGGGCGTTGTCCTGATTCTTTGGTCGATGGTGCTAGGCGGCAGCTTGATGATGTTTGTCGATGTTGTTTCAATCATCATTGTAGTTGGCGGTTCTGTTTTCGTGGTACTGATGAAGTTTGAAATGGGACAGTTTTTTGGTGCGGGGAAAATTGCTGCGAAAGCTTTTATGTTTAAAGTGGATACGCCAGAAGATTTGATTGCCAAGATCGTGGAAATGGCGGATGCGGCACGTAAAGGTGGCTTCTTGGCGTTGGAAGAGATGGAAATCCCGAATCCCTTTATGCAAAAAGGGATTGATTTGTTGGTGGATGGTCATGATGCTGATGTGGTGCGCGCCACTTTGCAAAAAGATATTGCCTTGACCGATGAGCGCCACAGTAAAGGCACCCAAGTTTTTCGAGCCTTTGGTGATGTTGCTCCAGCGATGGGTATGATTGGTACACTGGTCGGTCTAGTCGCCATGCTGTCGAACATGGATGACCCGAAATCGATCGGCCCTGCGATGGCGGTAGCTTTGTTGACCACACTCTATGGCGCAGTAATGTCTAACATGATCTTCTTCCCGATTGCTGACAAATTAGCCTTGCGCCGAGATCAAGAAACCCTTAACCGCCGTCTAATTATGGATGGTGTATTGGCGATTCAGGATGGCCAAAACCCAAGGGTTATCGACAGTTATTTGAAAAACTATCTTAACGCTGGTAAGCGTGCTCTTGATGTTGATAAAGAGTAA
- the xseB gene encoding exodeoxyribonuclease VII small subunit: MASKKPENMSFESTIEELEQLVDQLESGDLALDEALRKFERGISLARAGQLKLDDAEQRVRILLSNSDDAPLSDFNDLPE; this comes from the coding sequence ATGGCGAGTAAGAAACCGGAAAACATGTCCTTCGAGTCAACGATCGAAGAGTTGGAACAGTTGGTCGACCAACTGGAAAGTGGCGATCTGGCACTCGATGAAGCACTAAGAAAATTTGAACGTGGAATCAGCCTCGCAAGAGCGGGCCAGCTCAAGCTGGATGACGCAGAACAACGTGTGCGCATTTTACTCAGTAACAGTGATGATGCACCACTGAGTGACTTCAACGATTTACCTGAATAA
- the ispA gene encoding (2E,6E)-farnesyl diphosphate synthase, which produces MIEALSSYQQRNNQQLDQWLNRIPFQTLPLIEAMRYGLLLGGKRARPYLVYITGQMLGCELNELDTPASAVECIHAYSLIHDDLPAMDDDELRRGKPTCHIEFDEATAILTGDALQTLAFTILAEGTLSPAGETQRVAMIQALAEASGAQGMCLGQALDLAAENRSVSLEELETIHRNKTGALMRCAIRLGALAAGEKGRAVLPHLDRYADAVGLAFQVQDDILDIISDTETLGKPQGSDQQLNKSTYPALLGLEGAQEKAHTLLQEALLALEAIPYNTEHLEEFARYVVERKN; this is translated from the coding sequence ATGATTGAGGCGTTATCCTCATACCAACAGCGAAATAATCAGCAACTGGATCAGTGGCTGAACCGTATTCCTTTTCAAACCTTACCTCTTATCGAGGCAATGCGTTACGGGTTACTCCTTGGTGGCAAACGTGCACGCCCATACTTGGTGTACATTACTGGTCAAATGCTCGGCTGTGAGCTGAATGAGTTAGACACTCCGGCCTCTGCGGTTGAGTGCATTCACGCTTATTCACTGATCCATGATGATTTGCCGGCAATGGATGATGATGAACTACGCCGTGGTAAACCAACTTGTCACATCGAGTTTGATGAGGCCACTGCCATTTTAACCGGCGATGCCCTGCAAACTCTGGCGTTTACCATTTTGGCAGAAGGCACTCTTTCTCCTGCTGGCGAAACACAGCGTGTCGCCATGATTCAAGCTCTTGCCGAAGCTTCTGGCGCACAAGGCATGTGCCTTGGCCAAGCGTTGGATCTGGCGGCCGAAAATCGCTCAGTTTCGCTGGAAGAATTGGAAACCATTCATCGCAATAAGACCGGTGCTTTAATGCGCTGTGCAATCCGTTTGGGCGCACTGGCTGCAGGCGAAAAAGGCCGTGCTGTCCTGCCCCATTTAGATCGCTACGCGGATGCGGTAGGTCTCGCATTCCAAGTCCAAGATGACATTCTCGATATCATCAGCGATACCGAAACCCTTGGTAAACCACAAGGTTCTGACCAACAATTAAATAAAAGTACCTATCCTGCTCTTTTAGGCTTAGAGGGAGCTCAGGAAAAAGCACATACTCTGTTACAAGAAGCGCTTCTGGCATTAGAAGCAATTCCCTACAATACGGAACATCTGGAAGAGTTCGCCCGATATGTCGTCGAGCGCAAGAACTAA
- the dxs gene encoding 1-deoxy-D-xylulose-5-phosphate synthase: MTLDISKYPTLALANTPEELRSLPKEVLPKLCDELRTYLLNSVSQSSGHLASGLGTVELTVALHYVYHTPFDHLIWDVGHQAYPHKILTGRRDQMPTIRQKGGLHPFPWREESEYDTLSVGHSSTSISAALGMAICAGKEGKDRKVVSVIGDGAITAGMAFEAMNHAGDVHPDMLLILNDNEMSISENVGALNNHLAQVLSGSLYTSIREGGKKVLSGIPPIKELVRRTEEHLKGMVVPGTLFEELGFNYIGPVDGHDVLDLIKTLKNMRELKGPQFLHVMTKKGKGYAPAEKDPIGYHGVPKFDPSQHSLPKSNSTQPTFSKIFGDFLCDMAAQDPKLMAITPAMREGSGMVRFSKEYPSQYFDVAIAEQHAVTLATGMAIAGYHPIVAIYSTFLQRGYDQLIHDVAIMNLPVMFAIDRAGIVGADGQTHQGAFDLSFMRCIPNMLIMAPADENECRQMLYTGHQHQGPSAVRYPRGNGMGVALESDFTALEIGKGRLMRESTANTGEKVAILSFGTLLPNALEAAEKLNATVADMRFVKPLDETLIKQLAQTHDVLVTLEENAIAGGAGAGVIEFMMKEKLIKPVLNLGLPDQFIVQGTQEEMHAELGLDAAGIEHAIRDYLAK; this comes from the coding sequence ATGACTCTTGATATCTCAAAATACCCAACACTCGCTCTGGCCAATACCCCAGAGGAGTTGCGCAGCCTTCCAAAGGAAGTGCTGCCAAAACTGTGTGACGAGCTACGAACCTATTTGCTCAACTCAGTAAGTCAATCCAGTGGCCACTTAGCCTCTGGCTTAGGCACCGTTGAGCTGACCGTTGCGCTGCATTATGTCTACCATACTCCATTCGATCATTTGATTTGGGATGTGGGTCATCAAGCGTACCCGCACAAAATTCTCACTGGTCGCCGCGATCAAATGCCAACCATTCGTCAAAAAGGTGGACTACATCCCTTCCCTTGGCGTGAAGAGAGCGAATACGACACGCTCTCTGTCGGTCATTCCTCGACCTCGATCAGTGCCGCACTCGGTATGGCGATCTGTGCGGGCAAAGAAGGCAAAGACCGTAAAGTGGTGAGTGTGATTGGCGATGGCGCGATTACCGCTGGTATGGCGTTTGAAGCCATGAACCATGCGGGGGATGTGCACCCTGATATGTTGCTAATCCTCAATGACAACGAAATGTCGATCTCCGAGAACGTTGGCGCCCTCAATAATCACTTAGCGCAAGTGCTCTCAGGTAGCCTGTACACCTCGATTCGTGAAGGTGGCAAAAAAGTGCTCTCTGGCATTCCACCAATCAAAGAGTTGGTTCGTCGCACCGAAGAACACCTCAAAGGCATGGTGGTACCCGGCACGCTGTTTGAGGAGCTCGGCTTTAACTACATTGGCCCAGTGGATGGTCATGACGTTCTGGATCTGATCAAAACCCTGAAAAATATGCGTGAGCTAAAAGGGCCACAGTTCCTCCACGTGATGACCAAAAAAGGCAAAGGCTATGCGCCAGCGGAGAAAGATCCGATTGGTTATCATGGCGTGCCTAAATTTGACCCAAGCCAACACAGCTTGCCCAAAAGTAACAGCACGCAGCCGACTTTCTCAAAAATTTTCGGCGATTTTCTGTGTGATATGGCCGCGCAAGATCCAAAATTAATGGCGATTACGCCAGCCATGCGTGAAGGCTCAGGCATGGTACGCTTCTCCAAAGAGTACCCAAGCCAATACTTTGATGTCGCGATTGCTGAACAGCACGCAGTGACACTTGCCACCGGTATGGCAATTGCGGGTTATCACCCAATTGTGGCGATTTACTCCACCTTCTTGCAACGTGGTTACGATCAACTGATCCACGATGTGGCCATCATGAACCTACCGGTGATGTTTGCTATCGACCGCGCGGGTATTGTCGGCGCTGATGGTCAAACACACCAAGGTGCGTTTGATTTAAGCTTTATGCGCTGCATTCCCAACATGCTGATCATGGCTCCGGCGGATGAAAATGAGTGCCGCCAAATGCTCTACACTGGCCATCAACATCAAGGCCCGAGCGCGGTGCGTTACCCTCGCGGCAATGGCATGGGCGTTGCCCTAGAAAGTGACTTTACGGCATTGGAAATTGGCAAAGGCCGCTTAATGCGTGAAAGCACCGCCAACACTGGTGAAAAAGTCGCGATTTTGAGTTTCGGCACTCTGTTGCCTAACGCTTTAGAGGCGGCAGAGAAACTCAATGCGACCGTGGCCGATATGCGCTTTGTGAAACCACTGGATGAAACGCTCATCAAGCAACTCGCCCAAACTCATGATGTACTGGTGACATTGGAAGAGAACGCGATTGCCGGTGGTGCGGGTGCGGGTGTGATTGAGTTTATGATGAAAGAGAAACTCATTAAGCCAGTCCTCAATCTGGGGCTACCTGATCAATTTATTGTGCAAGGCACTCAAGAAGAGATGCATGCAGAGCTTGGGTTAGATGCGGCTGGTATCGAGCATGCTATCCGCGACTATCTGGCCAAATAG
- the truC gene encoding tRNA pseudouridine(65) synthase TruC, with protein sequence MLEIVYQDEYLVAVNKPAGMLVHRSWLDKHETQFVMQTLRDQIGQHVFPLHRLDRPTSGVLVFALSSQIASEVMPMFANHEMEKTYLAIVRGWIEEADVLNYPLKEELDKIADKFAKQDKEAQSAVTAFRPLAKVELPISTGKFATTRYCLMEMQPKTGRKHQLRRHMAHLRHPIVGDTTHGDGVHNRLFREHFSAQRLMLHASELRFIHPYTQQPLVIRAGLDEVWQGLLSEFGWQESLLINA encoded by the coding sequence ATGTTAGAGATTGTTTATCAAGATGAATATTTGGTGGCGGTCAATAAACCCGCAGGCATGTTGGTACATCGCTCATGGTTAGACAAACATGAAACCCAGTTTGTGATGCAAACCCTGCGCGATCAAATTGGTCAGCACGTTTTTCCCTTGCATCGTTTGGATCGCCCGACATCTGGCGTGTTGGTGTTTGCGCTCTCTAGTCAGATTGCCTCTGAAGTGATGCCGATGTTCGCCAATCATGAAATGGAGAAAACCTATCTCGCGATTGTGCGCGGCTGGATTGAAGAAGCAGATGTACTCAATTATCCACTCAAAGAAGAGCTGGACAAAATCGCCGATAAGTTTGCCAAGCAAGATAAAGAAGCGCAGTCGGCAGTGACGGCTTTCCGACCATTGGCCAAAGTGGAACTGCCCATTTCGACTGGAAAGTTTGCCACGACGCGTTACTGCTTGATGGAGATGCAACCAAAGACTGGGCGTAAACATCAGCTGCGTCGTCATATGGCGCATCTGCGTCACCCGATTGTGGGTGATACCACCCATGGCGATGGAGTTCATAACCGACTGTTTCGTGAGCACTTTTCCGCGCAACGTTTGATGCTGCATGCCAGCGAGTTACGTTTTATTCATCCTTATACTCAGCAACCGTTAGTGATTCGCGCTGGACTAGATGAAGTGTGGCAAGGCTTGCTTAGTGAGTTTGGTTGGCAAGAGTCGCTGTTAATCAACGCTTGA
- a CDS encoding YqcC family protein — protein MLFNSALVKLLDELESTLRAAQLWQATPPTPQALASQEPFAVDTLLPHEWLQWIFLPKMKQAIAQNAVPRGFALEPYFSEVWKTQPHHQAVIAVILQIDKACQ, from the coding sequence ATGCTGTTCAACTCCGCATTGGTGAAGTTACTCGATGAATTAGAGTCTACATTGCGTGCTGCGCAATTGTGGCAAGCAACGCCTCCAACACCGCAAGCGCTCGCGAGCCAAGAGCCGTTTGCGGTAGATACTCTTTTACCCCATGAGTGGCTGCAGTGGATTTTTCTGCCCAAGATGAAACAGGCGATCGCCCAAAATGCGGTACCGCGTGGTTTTGCGTTGGAGCCTTATTTTTCGGAAGTGTGGAAAACACAACCCCATCACCAAGCAGTAATCGCGGTGATCCTGCAAATCGACAAGGCGTGCCAATAG
- a CDS encoding DUF3549 family protein encodes METIRTLTALLQNSGCQYQIFDLGRRVQPMDSRQFAQVELGQQAYPFPVQRHAQLAIVYWNEQRQPWIWMLKFALDERGLLQQADVGQFIQYLLEAMGSRLNQSLTEEQQQKLANNPYTFKPSEDKLAMLHSQIRAQLSLSCSQYYEHAQHYFSGGLGWDKWHTVGLQGITDICARLDQEQNGVLIRKALTHLPTQPLYAVLGALEHVSLPEKLAERLSELAQAEVKASDPDLFLLAALVRALAGAPSELLDATCDAILASPALCHQEVLIALAGRSWMSLQNSGRAQRFLIRLAQTQNQALFNQLFADVVMLPALRGVMLPLLHASPSPELAYALEQLQQMTRG; translated from the coding sequence ATGGAAACCATTCGTACCCTTACGGCTCTGCTGCAAAATAGCGGCTGCCAGTATCAAATTTTTGATCTCGGTCGCCGAGTGCAACCGATGGATAGCCGCCAATTTGCTCAAGTAGAATTAGGCCAGCAAGCCTACCCTTTTCCTGTCCAGCGTCATGCACAGTTAGCCATAGTGTATTGGAATGAACAGCGCCAACCTTGGATCTGGATGCTGAAATTTGCTTTGGATGAACGTGGCCTATTGCAACAAGCCGATGTGGGGCAATTTATTCAATATCTGCTCGAAGCGATGGGCAGTCGCCTGAATCAGTCGTTGACCGAAGAGCAGCAACAGAAGCTCGCCAATAATCCCTATACTTTCAAACCCAGTGAAGACAAGCTCGCGATGCTGCATAGCCAGATCCGCGCGCAGCTCTCGCTCTCTTGCAGCCAATATTACGAGCACGCTCAGCACTATTTCTCTGGCGGTTTGGGCTGGGATAAGTGGCACACCGTAGGATTACAGGGTATTACCGATATTTGTGCCCGTTTAGATCAAGAACAAAATGGGGTGTTGATCCGCAAAGCTCTGACTCATTTACCTACCCAACCGCTCTACGCCGTGTTGGGAGCATTAGAGCATGTGAGCTTACCGGAAAAACTCGCGGAACGCTTAAGTGAACTTGCTCAAGCTGAAGTGAAAGCGAGCGATCCGGATCTGTTTTTACTCGCGGCCTTAGTGCGAGCCTTGGCTGGTGCGCCTTCAGAGTTACTTGATGCCACTTGTGATGCCATTCTCGCCTCGCCCGCGCTTTGCCACCAAGAAGTGTTAATTGCACTCGCGGGACGCAGCTGGATGAGCTTGCAGAATTCAGGACGTGCACAACGTTTCTTGATCCGTTTAGCGCAAACTCAAAATCAAGCGCTATTTAACCAGCTCTTTGCGGATGTGGTTATGTTACCTGCGCTGCGTGGAGTGATGCTGCCTTTGCTGCATGCTAGCCCCTCACCGGAGTTGGCATACGCACTGGAACAGTTGCAACAGATGACGCGAGGATAA
- a CDS encoding DUF3301 domain-containing protein, with amino-acid sequence MIGDLLLILALCFAGFLFWQQRHQAEIAKQAIQRHCDQLDLQLLNVAFGQHKVRTPSGGWRWHTIYLFEFSSLGDDCYQGKLEMQGFRTVRFALPPHRMG; translated from the coding sequence ATGATTGGCGATTTACTCTTGATACTGGCGCTCTGTTTTGCCGGATTTCTGTTTTGGCAGCAGCGCCATCAAGCCGAAATCGCTAAACAAGCGATTCAACGTCACTGCGATCAACTTGATTTGCAACTGCTCAACGTGGCATTCGGCCAGCATAAAGTGAGAACGCCTTCAGGAGGCTGGCGTTGGCACACCATTTATCTCTTTGAGTTTTCGTCACTCGGGGATGATTGTTATCAAGGCAAGTTAGAAATGCAGGGATTTAGAACAGTACGTTTTGCTCTGCCACCTCATCGGATGGGTTAA
- a CDS encoding GNAT family N-acetyltransferase: MTIATRRTLLIPYTEALESNFLVLNYCAKNRSQMDGPTTVAAAKQLFQRVLHDNSLYAMAVLDNYNREYMGHVFIEFESEERAELGFLFDKAYWGQGLASEALNAFFPNVCQRFGLQRVVATIKAQHEAARAILHKLGFEHCADIEEFFGPCSQFVWTADVLNPSDEVAEQNVLF, from the coding sequence GTGACCATAGCGACGCGAAGAACGCTACTTATCCCTTACACCGAGGCGTTAGAGTCTAATTTTCTTGTACTCAATTACTGCGCTAAAAACCGTTCACAGATGGACGGTCCGACCACGGTTGCAGCGGCTAAACAGCTTTTTCAACGAGTGTTGCACGACAATTCGTTGTACGCGATGGCGGTGCTCGACAACTATAACCGCGAGTACATGGGGCATGTATTTATTGAATTTGAGAGTGAAGAACGCGCTGAGCTCGGCTTCTTATTTGATAAAGCGTATTGGGGGCAAGGATTAGCCAGTGAAGCACTGAATGCTTTTTTCCCTAATGTGTGCCAACGCTTTGGCTTACAACGCGTGGTGGCTACCATCAAAGCCCAACATGAAGCGGCACGAGCCATTTTGCACAAGTTGGGCTTTGAGCACTGTGCCGATATTGAAGAATTTTTTGGTCCTTGCAGCCAGTTTGTCTGGACGGCCGATGTCCTTAACCCATCCGATGAGGTGGCAGAGCAAAACGTACTGTTCTAA
- a CDS encoding YaiI/YqxD family protein, with amino-acid sequence MKIWVDADACPKVIRETLIRAAERTGVVCTFVANHLIPLPKRDNIRALQVSSGFDIADNEIVRRTEVGDLVITADIPLADEVISKGGLALNPRGELYTKETIKARLNIRDFMDTMRASGIQTGGPAALSQTERREFANHLDRILAKRSA; translated from the coding sequence ATGAAAATTTGGGTCGATGCCGATGCGTGTCCGAAAGTGATCCGTGAAACGCTGATCCGCGCCGCTGAACGCACTGGTGTGGTGTGTACCTTCGTGGCGAACCACTTAATCCCACTCCCCAAACGCGACAACATTCGCGCGCTGCAAGTCTCTTCTGGGTTTGATATTGCCGATAACGAAATCGTAAGACGCACTGAAGTGGGTGATTTAGTGATCACCGCGGATATTCCCCTCGCCGATGAAGTGATCAGCAAAGGCGGTTTGGCATTGAATCCCCGTGGAGAGCTGTACACCAAAGAGACCATCAAAGCGCGCCTGAATATTCGCGATTTTATGGATACCATGCGCGCCAGCGGTATTCAAACCGGTGGCCCTGCCGCGCTTTCGCAGACCGAACGCCGCGAATTTGCCAATCATCTGGATCGGATTTTGGCTAAGCGTTCCGCTTAA
- a CDS encoding AbgT family transporter, protein MSSSASINQNAPKKPLITRFLDGVEYLGNLLPHPITLFAIFCVVLLVASGIAGYFELSVVDPRPEGAKGRAADGMIQVVSLLNADGLELIVTNLVKNFVGFAPLGTVLVAMLGVAIAEHSGLLSAAMRGLVMGASQRMVTFTVVFAGIISNTASELGYVVLIPLAAMLFHSLGRHPLAGLAAAFAGVSGGYSANLLIGTVDPLLSGITETAARMIDPTYSVGPEVNWYFMAASTFVITILGALVTEKIVEPKLGQYDVTEASDDLSQDKMGVLTTLEKKALAYAGIAVLVVSALLAWTIVPTDGILRGADGQVSGSPFLKSIVAFIFVFFAIPGYVYGRVVGTMKTDRDVIDAMSKSMSSMGVYIVLVFFAAQFVAFFNWTKFGQVLAVLGADFLKDIGLTGPMLFFAFILMCGYINLMIGSASAQWAVTAPIFVPMLMLVGYAPEVIQAAYRIGDSVTNIITPMMSYFGFILAVATRYMKNLGIGTLIATMLPYSVVFMVGWSLLFYVWVFVLGLPVGPGAATYYTP, encoded by the coding sequence ATGAGTTCATCTGCTTCAATAAATCAAAACGCACCTAAGAAACCTTTAATTACCCGTTTTCTCGATGGTGTCGAATATTTGGGGAATCTATTACCCCATCCCATTACTTTATTTGCCATTTTTTGTGTCGTACTACTGGTTGCTTCGGGTATCGCAGGATACTTCGAGCTATCAGTGGTTGACCCACGTCCAGAAGGTGCGAAAGGTCGTGCTGCAGATGGCATGATCCAAGTTGTTAGCTTACTTAATGCGGACGGACTTGAGCTGATCGTGACCAACTTAGTGAAAAACTTTGTTGGCTTTGCACCTTTAGGCACGGTATTGGTGGCGATGCTGGGGGTCGCGATTGCTGAGCACTCAGGCTTGCTCTCTGCAGCGATGCGTGGTTTGGTAATGGGGGCTTCGCAACGCATGGTGACTTTCACTGTGGTGTTTGCAGGCATCATCTCTAACACCGCATCTGAATTAGGTTATGTGGTGCTCATTCCACTCGCTGCAATGCTATTCCATTCTTTAGGTCGTCACCCATTAGCGGGTCTGGCTGCGGCGTTTGCGGGGGTTTCCGGTGGTTACTCGGCGAACTTGCTGATTGGTACGGTGGATCCGCTACTATCGGGCATTACTGAAACTGCTGCTCGTATGATTGACCCAACCTATAGTGTTGGTCCTGAAGTTAACTGGTACTTTATGGCCGCATCGACTTTCGTGATCACGATTTTAGGTGCATTGGTGACGGAGAAAATTGTTGAGCCTAAACTCGGCCAATATGATGTCACAGAAGCCAGTGATGATCTCAGCCAAGACAAAATGGGTGTGTTGACGACACTGGAGAAAAAAGCGCTAGCGTATGCGGGGATTGCTGTGCTAGTGGTGAGTGCACTATTGGCGTGGACGATTGTACCTACCGATGGCATTTTGCGTGGTGCAGATGGTCAAGTTTCCGGTTCGCCATTCTTAAAGAGTATCGTGGCGTTTATTTTCGTGTTTTTTGCTATCCCTGGCTATGTGTATGGCCGCGTGGTAGGCACAATGAAAACCGATCGCGATGTGATTGATGCGATGTCCAAATCCATGTCTTCAATGGGCGTGTATATTGTACTGGTCTTCTTTGCAGCACAGTTTGTGGCTTTCTTTAACTGGACTAAGTTTGGCCAAGTGCTGGCGGTATTAGGCGCCGATTTCCTGAAAGACATCGGACTGACTGGCCCAATGCTGTTCTTCGCCTTCATTTTGATGTGTGGTTACATCAACCTGATGATTGGTTCTGCCTCTGCGCAATGGGCAGTCACCGCGCCAATTTTCGTACCTATGCTGATGCTGGTGGGCTATGCCCCAGAAGTGATTCAAGCGGCATACCGTATCGGTGACTCGGTCACCAACATCATCACCCCGATGATGAGCTATTTCGGTTTTATTTTAGCGGTAGCTACCCGCTATATGAAAAACCTCGGTATCGGCACTCTGATCGCAACCATGTTGCCATATTCAGTGGTGTTTATGGTGGGTTGGAGCTTACTGTTCTACGTGTGGGTATTTGTGTTAGGTCTGCCGGTTGGCCCTGGCGCAGCCACGTACTACACACCATAG
- the ykgO gene encoding type B 50S ribosomal protein L36: MKVLSSLKSAKNRHPDCQIVKRRGRLYVICKSNPRFKAVQR; this comes from the coding sequence ATGAAAGTACTCAGTTCACTAAAAAGCGCAAAAAATCGTCATCCAGATTGCCAAATCGTCAAACGCCGTGGCCGTTTGTACGTTATCTGCAAATCTAACCCTCGTTTTAAAGCAGTTCAGCGTTAA
- a CDS encoding type B 50S ribosomal protein L31 codes for MKAGIHPDYRKVVFHDTTVDHYFVVGSTLQTDRIIEWEGKTYPYITIEVSSESHPFYTGKQRVVQKEGRVANFARRFGQFAKESK; via the coding sequence ATGAAAGCAGGCATTCATCCTGATTATCGTAAAGTGGTGTTCCACGATACGACCGTCGATCACTACTTTGTGGTTGGTTCGACTTTGCAAACCGATCGCATTATTGAGTGGGAAGGTAAGACCTACCCTTATATCACTATTGAAGTTTCTTCTGAGTCTCATCCGTTTTATACCGGTAAACAGCGCGTGGTGCAGAAAGAAGGTCGCGTTGCTAACTTTGCTCGTCGTTTTGGCCAGTTTGCTAAGGAATCCAAATGA